In the genome of Candidatus Cloacimonadota bacterium, the window TCCTCGCTTTCTCCCGGCGCGAAGCTTGCATGGTTCGAGAAAAAGAGGGACAGTGTTTCCCGTGAAGACGGGGTTCCGAACCCCGCGAGGAGCCGCCATGCGTTCATTCGTCGCCGTCCTTTGCCTGGTTCTGGCCGTCGCCTTTTCGACGCCCGCCGCCGCCGGAAAGTTTCCCAACAAGGACACGGCCAAGAACAGGCAGGACAACACCTTCGGCACCCGCAACGCCGACGAGGTCACGACCATCACGGAGAACGCCACCGACGGTCTGCGCATCGAGTCCGTGCCGCGCAGTCAGCCCGAACGGGACTGGTACGAGAACATGGTCATCGGCGTGGACGTGGGGGTCAACGCCACGAATAAGGGGACCAGGCGCTGATTCCGCGTCTCGCCGTTGCTTTTCGCCGGGGCTGGGATACAATGGCGGCATACTCCGGAGGCGAACCATGCGCGAGGCCAGGCTGTGGGAAGCGCTGGGCGGCGGCAAGGTCCAGTGCCGCCTGTGCAACCATTTCTGCCGCATCGACGACGGTGATCGTGGCCGTTGCGGCGTGCGCGAGAACCAGGCCGGGACACTCCTGACCTTGGTCTACGACCGGGTGGCCGCGGCCAACCTGGACCCCGTTGAGAAGAAACCTCTCTACCATTTTCAGCCAGGGACCCAGACCTTTTCCTTCGGCACGCCCGGCTGCAACTTTTCCTGCTCCTTCTGCCAGAACGCCTCGCTCTCCCAGCCGCCGCGCGGGGGGGGGCGCATAGCAGGGCATCCGGCGACCCCGGAATCGCTTCTGGCGGCGGCCTTGGAATGCGGGGCGGCCAGCATCTCCTACACCTACTCCGAGCCCACGGTCTTTTTCGAGCTGGTGCAGGACACCGCCCGGCTGGCCCGCGAGAGGGGCCTCAAGAACATCCTCGTGTCCAACGGCTTCATGTCCCGCTTTTGTCTCGACGAACTGGCGGGGCTGGTGGACGCGGCCAACATCGACCTGAAGGCCTTCACCGAGGAGTTCTACCGGGACCGCTGCGGCGGCAAGCTCGCGCCCGTGCTGGAGAACCTCAGCCGCATCCGGTCCCTGGGCTGGTGGCTGGAGGTCACGACCCTGCTCATCCCCGGGCTCAACGACTCGGACGGGGAACTGCGGGACATCGCCGGGTTCATCGCCCGGGAGCTGGGCCCCGACACGCCCTGGCACGTGTCGCGTTTTCACCCGCAGTACAAGCTGCAGGATCTGCCGCCCACGCCCCTGGCCAGCCTGGAGCGCGCCGCGGCCGCCGGGAACGCGGCCGGTCTGCGCTACGTCTACGTGGGCAACGTGCCGGGCAACGAGCACGGGCACACCTTCTGCCCTGCCTGCGGCCAGGTGGTGATCCGCCGTCTCGGCTTCGCGGTCACCGGGCTGGAGGTCAAGGACGGGCGCTGCGTGCGTTGCGGCGAGGCCATCGCCGGGGTGGGCCTGGGCTGACGCGCCTTGCGGGCGGACGGCTTTTCACGTAAGCAACCGCCACCGGTCGGGGCGTGGCGCAGTCTGGCAGCGCGCCAGCTTTGGGAGCTGGTTGCCGGAGGTTCAAATCCTCTCGCCCCGACCAAGAAAGCATTGAAAAGCGGATGGTTGAAGACCACTCCGCTTTTTCATTTTTCGACCGTCAGAAACGATTTTCCACCTTGACTGTCTCCATATTGTCTCCGTTTTTTCCCCGCTGTTTCTTCCTCTTTCACTGATACCGTCTCCAAATTGTCTCCATGCCCCTGTCGCGCTCCTCCGTCTGCGAAATCCGGCGAGGGGCATCTGCCCAGATGCGAAAACGGCATCCGCCGCTCGCGCGCTAGGTCGGCAAGAGAATCCAAGTGATGAATCATGCGGATTTCAAAAAGACATTTCAAATTCTAGTCAAGGGAGAAATTCGATGGGAATGGAGTGAAGCATCGTGGAGACACTGCTGACGATCAGCGAGTTGGCGGAAATTCTCAGAACCACCCCGCGCGGCATTCGTTTGCGCAGACACCGCCGTCAATCCTTGCCTCCCGCGCTTCGCCTTGGCGGCAAGCTGCTGTGGAGAGAGCGTGATGTCACCGCTTGGCTTGAAGCCGAAGCGCTACGCCAGGGCATAGAGGGCGCGGCCCCGGCCGCACAGACCGATTGCACGGAATCCCGGCAACCTCGCCGTTCCGGCCGTCCCCGGAAAAACATTGGTGCTGGCTGAACATGGGCACTTCTTGTTCGTTCGACCATATCTGCGCCTTCCTCGCAGCAGAGGGGAGGGACGCATGTTTCCGTTTTACGGAAACGTGGCCTCCGTCGCCTTTTGGGCTCGGTCGGCTGGCGTCCGGAAGGCATGACTGATGGCTCGGCCGAAGAAAAAAAACCGCCTGGAACACATTGTCGGCGTGCGTTTGAATGGGAAAGACTATGCCGAGGCTCAGTCGCGATCCAAGGTCTGCGGCCTGCCGCTTTCTGCGTGGATGCGCGAAGCGGCGCTGGGCCGCCGATTGACCCCAGCGCGGCCTGCGATCAACCAAGAGGTCTGGGGAATGCTGGGGCAGTTATTGTCCACGCTCACCCTGCTCAAAGAGAACAGTCAACAGGTGAAACCAGAGCATTTCGGCATGATGAGCGATTTCGTCGGCAGGATTCGGGAGAAGCTTTCCGCATGATCGGCCACAAAGTCACTGGCACGGGGTTTCGAGGCTTAGCCAAGTATGTCCTGGGCAAACCCGGTGTGCAACGGCTGCCTGTGGGCACCCTGGCCGGAAAAACTCCGGCGGCCTTGTCCCAGGAAGTGGCTTGGCTGCGGGCAGCACGCCGCGACCTGTCGAAGCCGGTGCTGCACCGGACCTTGAGCTTGGCCCCGGGGGAGAGTTTGACAGTGGAACAATGGTCCTGGGTCGCGGTCAACTACATGAAACAAATGGGCTATGGCTCTGTTCCTTGGTTTTCAGCTGTCCATGAGGATTCAGGCTGCCAGCATCTTCATATTTGCGCGCTGTCCATTGATCCTACCCGCCAAGATCGCTTCGGCCGACCGGCACGCGTCGCGGATAGCAACGACTTCGCCCGTTCCGCGCGAATAATCCAGATGATCGAACGTCAGCTGGGGCTGCGGCCCGGGGCCATGACCCCGGGCGAGGCCGCGCGTTTGCCTCGGCGACAGCCGCCAAGCCGGCATGTGCAGCGTTTGGCCCGAACGGGCGAACCCCCTGAAAAGGTCGTTCTCCAGGCGCGCATTGAGTCGGCGTTGCAGGCAGCCGTTGATTTCAATGATTTCAAAGCACGTTTGGAGTTGACTGGTGTTGAAGTGAGAGAAAACTGGAAGGCCGGAGCGCTGAGAGGGCTGAGCTTTGGGCTTGGCGGCTATCGGGCCAAGGGTTCTCAGCTTGGCAGAAGATATGCGGCCTTGGGCGTCATCAAAGAACTGGAGATACGGCATGAGCAACGAGACGGACACGGTTTCCAAGGTGGAGCGGCTGCGCCAGACCCAG includes:
- the amrS gene encoding AmmeMemoRadiSam system radical SAM enzyme encodes the protein MREARLWEALGGGKVQCRLCNHFCRIDDGDRGRCGVRENQAGTLLTLVYDRVAAANLDPVEKKPLYHFQPGTQTFSFGTPGCNFSCSFCQNASLSQPPRGGGRIAGHPATPESLLAAALECGAASISYTYSEPTVFFELVQDTARLARERGLKNILVSNGFMSRFCLDELAGLVDAANIDLKAFTEEFYRDRCGGKLAPVLENLSRIRSLGWWLEVTTLLIPGLNDSDGELRDIAGFIARELGPDTPWHVSRFHPQYKLQDLPPTPLASLERAAAAGNAAGLRYVYVGNVPGNEHGHTFCPACGQVVIRRLGFAVTGLEVKDGRCVRCGEAIAGVGLG
- a CDS encoding helix-turn-helix domain-containing protein gives rise to the protein METLLTISELAEILRTTPRGIRLRRHRRQSLPPALRLGGKLLWRERDVTAWLEAEALRQGIEGAAPAAQTDCTESRQPRRSGRPRKNIGAG